A region of the Calditrichota bacterium genome:
CGGCCAGCCCGACGATACCGAGCGCGGTTTCGACGTGCTTGCGACGCTCAGCCTTATTCAACTTCGTGAGCAGCAGCGGCAAAGCCACATTGTCGAATGCTGTCAGGACCGGGATCAGGTTGTAAAACTGGAAGATGAATCCGACATTATCGGCTCGCCAGCGCGCCAGTTGCGACTCGCTCATCCGGCCGATTTCAGCGCCTTCGACGACGATCTCGCCCCTGGTCGGGCGGTCGATGCCGGCGATCAGGTTGAGTAACGTCGATTTGCCCGACCCCGACGGCCCCATCAGCGCGAGGAAGTCGCCCTGCTGGACGTTCAGGTTGATATTGTGCAGCACCGGTATCTCGTGCCCGTCTCTAAAGTAGGACTTGGCGAGGCCGGTAACTTGTATTGCAGGTGGCACGATTCTATGAATGGTTTGTTGCTTCGATACGAAACTAC
Encoded here:
- a CDS encoding ABC transporter ATP-binding protein, which encodes MHRIVPPAIQVTGLAKSYFRDGHEIPVLHNINLNVQQGDFLALMGPSGSGKSTLLNLIAGIDRPTRGEIVVEGAEIGRMSESQLARWRADNVGFIFQFYNLIPVLTAFDNVALPLLLTKLNKAERRKHVETALGIVGLADRMKHYPKQLSGGQEQRVAIARAIVSDPKILVADEPTGDLDRNSAAEILTIIKRLNSEFGKTVIMVTHDPHAAEAAQSVMHLDKGDLIGAAA